The following coding sequences are from one Granulicella sp. L56 window:
- a CDS encoding 3-hydroxyacyl-CoA dehydrogenase NAD-binding domain-containing protein — MQPAISPSPFEIRTVAVIGAGTAGRSFALACVAAGFHVVLEDVMPANLRRAEADFAEMDLRDSPGSLDLALTVEDAVRVADIAVDFVPDELESKLEIFSMVDRMAPPKTILCTPSDALSITDLASCVYRPERCFAVRGGFTGVAGLGSAVRLLYPASADAATLAATGDFLRSLRMNVQNEPDPDVPVLMKNQTQAAS; from the coding sequence ATGCAGCCAGCAATTTCCCCGTCACCGTTCGAGATACGGACGGTGGCGGTGATAGGGGCTGGGACGGCTGGCCGTAGCTTTGCGCTGGCTTGTGTTGCCGCTGGATTTCATGTGGTGCTCGAAGATGTGATGCCGGCAAATCTTCGCCGGGCTGAGGCGGATTTTGCCGAGATGGACCTGCGCGATTCTCCGGGCAGCCTCGACCTCGCTTTGACTGTCGAAGACGCCGTCCGCGTGGCGGATATTGCCGTCGATTTTGTTCCAGATGAGTTGGAATCGAAGCTGGAGATCTTCAGCATGGTCGACCGGATGGCTCCGCCAAAGACGATTCTGTGTACGCCTAGTGACGCCTTGAGCATTACGGACCTGGCGTCGTGCGTGTATCGTCCTGAGCGGTGTTTTGCCGTGCGTGGAGGTTTCACGGGTGTCGCAGGCTTGGGGTCAGCGGTGCGTCTGCTGTACCCGGCATCTGCCGATGCAGCCACACTGGCGGCGACAGGTGACTTTTTGCGTTCGCTGCGCATGAATGTGCAGAATGAGCCAGATCCTGACGTTCCCGTGCTGATGAAAAACCAGACGCAAGCTGCCTCGTAG